The DNA sequence tgtgtataagcatattttgacatgaagttaacatccgcacggttcgatcgttgaaaataagtattaaaaatgTACTTTGACCAAGACTGCTAAAACTGACCGAGGTCAAATGTGCAAAGTggtcggttttatttcagaagcCAATTTAATTCTTATAACCGACCACCTTAAAACCGACCACCCCTTTaaggagacggtcggttttatCAAGAAGGTGGTCGGTTTTAGACAAGAAGACGATCGGTTTTCTGGGAAATATTATGGtcaaatattatgattttttagCCCTAACCGGACGTAAACGCATAAAAATTTAGCATTAAAGCCAAAAATTCACAAACCCATTAAAAATTTACTATAACTTATAAATAAAGTATCCTAATCAttacaaaatttactaaaaatcatctttaaaataTAAATGACGTTATTCAAAATCGTCAAAACCATCATCATCTTCGTCATCATCATCATTCTCATTGTCACCTTCACttatttcttcttctccttcattttcatcttcattATCCTTCAAATCATCTTCTccgtcttcttcttcttcttcacgcCGAATAAACGGTATTTGTCCATATTGTGCAAAATCGACAAAGAGCAAAAACGAGGTCGATGCATTAGATCTATCTTCCTGAAAAGCGTCCTCTATATCATTTTGCGCAACGATAGATTCATCAATTGGGCGACTTTTAGATTTGACCATCGTATATATTTTCGCTTTTGGATCCAATACACTAGGAGCATAATATACTTGTGAGGCTTGACTAGCTAAAATAAAAATCTCATTTGACTTTAATCTTGAAGTCATATCAATTGTAATCACACGATTCTTATCAATCCTCACACCATTACCAACACTATCAAACCATAtatatttgaacaaatatacatGATTGCCTCCTTGATAAATAAGTCTAATAATTTCTTGTAGTTGACCATAATAATCAAGATTATTTCCGTGCGAATTGCCTTTAACAACAATACCAGAACCTGATGCAGATTTTGTTGAAAATTTATATCCATTAACTTGACAAGTCTCaaaagtcataacttttaatatCGGCCCTTCAAGTAAGTCCCTAATACGAGGTCCTTCCACCTCAGCTTTATCAACCTAAAAATAATTCAAATCGATGAGACGTTGTAATTATAAGAAtttaaaacaaaaacaaatcaTGCAAATTAAATAGATAAATACCTTTTGTTTAAACCAAGTTTTAAATTGACTTTTTACAATACGATCTAAATCTTGAGGTGTTATTTCCGGGCGTTGTCGCATAACACGATCTTggtacttcctaaaatataaacagaaattaaaaaaaaatcatgcACGTGTCATTAACAAAAATTATTACGCATATTTTTTAAAGTAAGATTTTGGTACCTTAGATAAGGTTGAACTTCAGGAGAGTTTAAAAGAACATATTCTTCCGCTAACTCTCGTTCATCATCACTCATGTATCAAGTTCCTTCCTTTCCAAGAAATTGAATTGGATATTTGAACACTTCTAAATTCTCGGAATTTTGCACATCAAACAAAACCTCGTTACGACGTACCTTATTATGGATCGTGTCAGAGGCAAAATAAAAGGAACAAATATTAAGAATCTCCTCCTTCATATATCGTTCGACAATTGACCCCTCAACCCTTGCTTTATTACCgactttttattttaaattgcCCAACAAATGCTCAATCGGATACATCTAATGCCAATAAGCAGGTCCAGTAAGTCTAATTTCTTCGGCTAAATGTACAACCAAGTGTTCCAtcgaatcaaaccaactttgagGAAAAATCGTTTCCAACAAACACAACGCTTTGATAACCGATTTTTCCATTATTTCCAAGTCAGTTTTTGTAACCACGGATGAACATAAATCTCGGAAAAAGTTAGAAATTATCGTGATTGCATCGACAATAAGCGCCGGTAGAAGTTCACGAATTGCGAGAGGcaataatttttaaagaaaaatgtGACAATTGTGCGATTTGAATCCATAAAATATACACTCCTCAACATTGCAACAACGTGATATATTTGAGGAATAACCATCCGGAAGTTTTAGTGAACTAATCCATTCACACAAAAGTTTACGTTgttttctagtaagggaataaGGTGCTTTAGGTGACTTTCCTTTCTCATCGATCCACAAATGTGGTAACACCCCAAAATGCTTGCAATTCGCTCTTGATTTTTTATGATCTTTTGACTTTGCCGCATTGACAATagtaaaaaaaatgttttcaatttttttttcccGTATGCATGATGTCAATTGAATATCGTAAACTATGTGATGACCAATAAGGGAGTTCGTAAAAGATTGGGACATGAGTCCAATGATGCTCTTCCCCGTATCCGACACTCCTTGCCTTCGAATTAGTCTTTCCGGGTGGTGGAAAAACTAAAGTATCAAGCAACTCCTTAACACCCTCCCCAGACAAACTCATATTTTTAGTTCTCTTGTTTGCATtcatccaaatatatatagtttcaaattcaattttctataattacatataaataaaatttattaatttcaatttttttaatatttttattttggcacatgttttaattatttcaaCTTAATTTAAACTTATCTCAAACTTATTGTTAGAACATTTATCTTAAACTTATTAATTACTTTAAAAAAGCATCCTTATATAATAACATCACCCTTCTAATTTGGATGTACATAAAAATTGTATGGCACCAAGACATAAATTTATGgaatatgataaaaaaaattacgTGTTTCCATACGGTATCACATGGGTTCTTGATTCCATTTTATCACATGattgacacgcattttaagacaactataaagtatacttccgtaatttatttttaaaattttctttttttatataaaagtttgaataatatatttttatttaaaagaaaaaaaattaaaaaaaattatgcaattatatttaataagagcattaaagtgcccccgtcccccaatgtaaagaattgaAGGGACGGAAGGAGtaccaatttttgtttcttttgtATAAAATCAAACATAGGTTATGTTAATTAATTTTTGATCAGGTAATCTCCAAGGCACGTTAGATTGTTTTGGTGAGGTTAAGATACGAACCACATTTATAGGATCACTGTAACGTGGGTTCTTGTTTtgatatttgatttttaattagcCACGCGGGGGATATATAAAATTTATCAGTTGTAGCTGTAGGCTGCATGTAGTTACAATGCATATCATTCACTATAAAAGGAGGGTGATATGATCAGCTTTAGGGCATCCCAACTCAAACATATACATTTATCTATATAGCAATCAAGTGTGAAGAAATTGAGAGGAATGGCTTCTGAATCTTTGTCATGTGAGGGAAAAATCATGAGTCATGAAATAGCTGATGTTTCATTGGCAAGTGAGGAGAGTGAAATGAGTGTTGTATCTCTTCCAAGTGAGGAGACACCCATTGAAATAGCTTCTGTTTATTTGCCACAGTTTATTCTGCTCAAGAACAAACATAGCCCCAATCTATTGGGATGTTTCAGGGGAAATCCAGACTCTTTAAAACATTTTGTCAAGTTTTATGCTGACAAGGTAGGGATGCTAGAAGCAAAATTTGAAGTCCACGGATCAATAACCGGGAATGGAATGGTTCACATAAGAAATTGTTACAACAACCGGTACCTGGTGTTGGACAATGGCGACTGGGTTGTTGCCAAGGCTGAAACGACTGAGGAAGACCAGTCCAAGCGTTCTTGTACGCTGTTCAGCCCTACTTTTGGTGGAAATTCTAATAGCATCTGACTTACCAATGCTCATATCGGAAAAAGATTGTGCTTCTGGAGATCAACTGAACCCAATCGCGGAATCTTAAGGGCAGCACTCAGGCCTTACGAACAAGCTGGCGACTACGAAGACGTGTTTAATATAATAGATTGGGAGTCGCTGGTGATACTTCCAAGATATGTGGCTTTCCAGAATGCAAATTTATTTTTCAAGGCCTATCATCATCGAGACCTTAATTATTTTCAGTTTGAACAAAGAACTATGGAAGCGAATCCAACTTGGGTGGCGCATGAGATCGTCCAGGCTGCCATTGGAAACATTTACATCCGTAACCTGCACTTTAATAAATACCTCTAATTGGGCAACTTGGGCAACTTGGGTTCTGGCTGACTCAAATACAGCGGTGACGTCAGATAACACCACACTATTTGATCCTGTAAGATTAAGCGACGATACCATTGCTCTCAGAGATGTAGCAAACAACGCATTCTGCAAAAGGCTGACCGAGGGTAAATCAGTAAACTGTCTTGTTGTCGTTGTTCCCTCAGTCACTGGAGAAGCCAGATTTAAGGTTGTAGAGTTGGTCTCTTCAAGGACCATCTCTAATTACGATTTCCACCTGATGAATGCAAGAATCTATAATGAGGCCTTCGATACCATGAGCGAAAACAGTTACCCTAACACCACCAGTGTTCCAGTTATGCACAGATATAGCCTCAGACGTCTAAAGAGGATAACCACTACATGGAGCAGCAGTATTTCAATGAGGTTGAGTGTGAAAGCTTCTGCTAGAATAGGCATCCCAATTATCGTGAAAGCTAAAGTCACAATCGGGGCTGAGGTTTCCGGAGAGCTTACGTGGAGTAAAACTACAGTAAATTAAATTGAGACATTCCATGGCTCCACGGTAGAGGTACCACCAGGGAAACAGGTGACGATACGAATGGTGGCAACCCGTGGTGTTTGTGATGTTCCCTTTTCTTACACTCAGCGTGATGTCCTTTATACCGGGGAAACAGTTATCACAGTGATGGACGACGGCATTTTTACTGGCGCCAATTTCTATTCTTACAAAGTTCAAAGCTTTCAGGAACCACTGGTTAAGAACCTTGATAACATAGAAGCTGAGCCGGAATGGAAGACGGTTGCTATACTGTCACTGATAACTCCTGGTGGTGGGGCCGCTCCTTCGATGCcgtgcctggatccttcgccgctgtggAGGTGTCGCTGTGGTGGGGTTCCTACAAAATAACACCGGAAGGGGAGTTTGGGtcccgcggcacctccggcgtgagagtaagaactcgcttttagggaagatgaagatagatataAATGTagggtggctgtgtgtgtatatgagtgtgagagagtgattaaccccaaaacctcaccttcttcggctatttatagcccaagggtagggttttggggttggtacctttagatcatagtcattggttctgggagcggaggacacttGGCTGGAGTGGATGTTTTACACGTGTCATTGCGGGATTGGatgaggaatgttctgaggattcTCTGACATGTGCCCTGATTATttccatgattgatgtgtgacagttgtccccatcATGTGCTTGGGCCACTGTCTCACGTGTTGGGATTTACCAAGGTTGGGCTTGTGGGACTGAGCTGGTTCGGACTGGTAGTGTGCGGGACTATTCCTTCCAGGAGTTGCGTGGAGTTAGAAGTCTGGgagtagtccttccaggagctataTAGAGTTATAagcctaggagtagtcctcccaggagctatatgtactatcatgtgccccccactcccttatgcagattttctgcATGTGGGAGTGAATTTGGGTTTGTTTGTAGAACGTGAGCTTTTGATTATTTTGTTTAGCAGAATTTgtgcttttcttgcccccagtccggattgcgctgagttcggcgaatcaggactaaggtggttgtgtttggaaggagttgagcttttcttgccccccagtccggattgttTGGAGTCGGCAAATCAGGATTAAGGTAGTTGTCTTTAGGAGGAGTTAAgattttcttgccccccagtccggattgcgctgagttcggcgaatcaggactaaggtagttgtctttagcaggagttaagcttttcttgccccccagtccggattgcagTGAGTTCGGCGAATTAGGACTAAGGTGGatgtctttagcaggagttgagcttttcttgcccccagtccggattgcgctgagttcggcgaagCAGGACTAAGGTAGTTGTCTTTagaaggagttgagcttttcttgcccctagtccggattgcgctgagttcggcgaatcaggactaaggtagTTGACTTTAGCAGGAGTtaagcttttcttgcccccagtctaGATTGTTTTGAGCAAAAGAGTCCGGACTTGGAAGTTGAAACGGTTTTGGGGAATTTCCCcccaattatttgaattattacaGCTGTTGGTGGTTAAAAGGCGTGCCGTAATTATGATTGGCATTAAACACCGCGTGCGATAAGCGGTTGGGATTGTACCACGTGGCGTGGCGTTTGAGTTTTTCAACACGCCTATATAAGGCAGTCCCCCCCTTCTCCTTCTCTTTTTTTATCTTTTTATCTCTTCTCTCGTTTTTGCTCTCCTTTTCTTCTCAAACTCTTTTTCCGATGGTAGTTCACGGTGAAGATCAAGGGTTTCTTCTTGTTTGCTCGGTCGTCCTCAATTTCTCCATTATCTCGATCTTGTAAGTGCTGTTCTcctttctttatttttgattttgcCTATGCATCGAGTTTTTATCTATAGTCTTTGTTTGTATCGCTTTGTTCTATAGGTTTCGTGTTTGTTGTGTATATTTTTTGGTTGTTTTGctgtatgtatgtgtgtatatatgtttGTGGGCATGATTTGGCTTTTGATTTAGGTTAATTATGTTTCTGGGGATTAGGGTTTTTTGTTTGAGTCTGGACTAGTCATTTTGTTTTTTGGAATTTGTAATTtgttgtttttgtgttattgtgCCCTTTGGATTCAGGGTAATAGGATAGGTGTGTAGTTCGGAGTGGTTGTTAGGTTCTGGGTTTACGTTTTGTCTTTTGGGCTTAGGTCTCCGGACTGTTTGCTTTTGAATTGTAATAAAATTGAACATAGGGTAGTCCGGACCATGTAGCTTTcaagataaataaactgtagggttttagactaacctttatcacttgatttaggtttatggtccggactaaagTTCATGCCAAAGCATATATAACTTGCTATCTGGGGCCATCTGGTTCGGATTCTGAGTCTTCTGGTGATTCTGAGCGAACTGGGATGGGGAAGAAGGCTTCCACCTCGGACTCTGAAGCCATAACCAAGCTTTCTGTGGCTAAGATTTCTTCCAGAAAGGTACCTTGCAGTCCGGAGGGTCTATGGGTTGAGAATCTGGGGTACTTCGTGAGCAAGAGTGATGAGATCGAAAATAGCTTCTATTATAGGAGTATCAGGTCCGGGTATTCCAGACAGCAAAATGCGGAAATAAATTGGTTGCTTGCCATGTTGGCTACAAGATTTTTGGCTGCTTTGTTTGTTCTCctactggtagaattttcttaatcttagtccatgccaagtatttgggacttctgagccatccatgttcaggagcttgtaggttcctgACCTAAGGACTTCtttgatcttgtatggtccttcccatttgggcattagcttcccggtgtttgtgggatctgatgcttcagtgtctcgaaggactaagtctctaacttggaagtttttgactcttgACTTCTTACTGAAGTGCTCTCTTGTTTTCTCCTTGTATTTCTCCATCCTTTCTACAGCTTGGTCCCGGACCTCATCAATTAGCTCCACGTTTGTTCTCAGTCCTTCTTCGTTTGCTTTTTCttcaaagtttattgctctgtgAGAAGGAGATCCCACTTCAATAGGAAGCATTGCTTCTGTGCCATAAGCTAGTGTGAATggggtttctcctgtgcttgttctAGGGCTTGTCCTGCAGGACCAAAGTACACTTGGTAGTTCTTCTGGACATttgcttttgctttctttgagtctTTTTTCAATTCCTCAGAGCAGGATTCTGTTGGTTACTTctacttggccatttccttggggatatgccactgatgattttttgtgcttgatcccACATTCCTGGAGGTAGGACTCGAACTCTGATCCAATGAATTGGGGTCCATtgtctgatactaggactcgtggtatcccgaacctcatcaaaatgttgTCCATAAACTTTATACAGTCTTGTTGATTGATTGTCCTCATTGTTTTTGCTTCAACCCATTTTGTCATGTAACCAATAGAGACTAGCAGGTACCTGAGATCTCCTTTGGCCCGGAGGAAGGGTCCCATGATGTCAATACCCCAGACAGCGAAGGGGATAGGTGACGAGACTAAGGATGGTAGGATTGGGCTGATCCGGGACACATTGCTGAAAAGCTGGCATTCCTTGCACTTCTTGACGAACTCTATTACATCCTGATGAAtggttggccagtagtagccttgtcttATAATCTTATGAGATAGGGCCTTTGCAGACATGTGGTCTCCGCATATCCCTTCATGTACTTCTGCCAAgcagtactttgcttcttctgggccaatgcatttcaggataggagatgagaaggtcctgcggtagagtactccttcttcgaggaagaacttggctgcttttgctttcagtctttgagcttttcctttatcttctgggAGCTCTCCTTTCTCCAAGTAGTTGGTGAAGGGAGTCATCCAGTTGTGCTTGCTTTCGATCTCCAAGACCTCTTCGGATTCAATAGATGGTTTGTGGAGTTCTTCGAAGTAAACTGAGCAGTCCAGATCTGATGAGTTTCGGACTAATTTGGATAGAATATCCGCTTCTTCGTTTTCTTCTCTACATATCTGAAGGACTTGATGTTTTGGAATTGATGCTAAGTAGCTTTGAACCAGTGCTTGGTACTTAGCCAAGATAGGGTCTTTTGCTATATACTCTccatttgtttgcttgaccactatctgggagtcgctgtagatttttaagtcctggacccttagagtcctggagagctttagtcctgcgatcaaggcctcatattctgcttgatTATTTGTTATGGGGAAGCTGAAACATATAGTTGTTTGTATTGTGAATCCTTCAGGACTTTTGAGTATGAGTTCGGCTCCCGACCTCTCGCTTGTTGAAGAACCATTTACTTTCAAGGTCCAGGCTCACGGACTTGCATCCTTTTCTGGCTCCTGATCCATTTCCATTGGTTCTGGCTCTTCTTCTGGAaagttgcattcgattatgaaatctgcaagTGCTTGAGCTTTGATGGCAGTCTTGGGAATGAAGCTCAAATTGAACTAGCTCAACTCTACTGCCAATTGACAAGTCTTCCCGAGACATCCGACTT is a window from the Apium graveolens cultivar Ventura chromosome 1, ASM990537v1, whole genome shotgun sequence genome containing:
- the LOC141709347 gene encoding uncharacterized protein LOC141709347, producing the protein MSDDERELAEEYVLLNSPEVQPYLRKYQDRVMRQRPEITPQDLDRIVKSQFKTWFKQKVDKAEVEGPRIRDLLEGPILKVMTFETCQVNGYKFSTKSASGSGIVVKGNSHGNNLDYYGQLQEIIRLIYQGGNHVYLFKYIWFDSVGNGVRIDKNRVITIDMTSRLKSNEIFILASQASQVYYAPSVLDPKAKIYTMVKSKSRPIDESIVAQNDIEDAFQEDRSNASTSFLLFVDFAQYGQIPFIRREEEEEDGEDDLKDNEDENEGEEEISEGDNENDDDDEDDDGFDDFE